The proteins below come from a single Gimesia chilikensis genomic window:
- a CDS encoding tetratricopeptide repeat protein, protein MKTRMFQQILTLTCMGFLWTGCQSGPFASRSDSPRKALVERSPETEEESAIQKKLREAMAQERSKARRQRLSEELKSGVTPEQLAALKGSEQQIVQTAAKVEAQALPLSDLQAAASQSAAPQTDASSLQRELNQAYEADRSGNLEKAQGYYQRVLAMNPEHFEALHRLAIIEDKKQNFPAAEAYYLQALKRDPSNADLLSDIGYSYMLQGRDDYGEKYLEEALKYQPAHARSLDHLGWYYGRTGRYDQALSMFRKTSGEAQAREKFARLFPGVNPGSATGGQVPFQQYPDQLSQYPGNQQSAERTHAGIQPVGQMQSAPGQPVQYASNGNPEQQPLSSPDAAAMNPTQQIAEMMRREREKAIQARQSTQQLPAISPNPAMTQMRQVTGSHAPAAPLQNSQLQMPQMQSPQFQTAQSQMPQQQPVESPQPVNQYANQPAVEPGQIQAWPPANDPTLSQAAEASQYWAEKEQQELQNRQQPQQQMAARPYSNQSLPQQNYQGYPPNQLQGQYRNVPPGYQPMQSAPQQMMPVRGPQPGQQLYGNQYQSTPGQFPDYRSTQSGAPEAGQNPPQNDQDLMREVARTGMNMGPGQMFPMSDSAPGQMQGNSSPLMSSQMGSGGVIPASAQVPFQNAYGTNGPNGLQPQMGQGMPQGSVRQAGYEYSGQTAGQGNVYHASMPQRFPAQGQPMSSALPQSEMFSNNPVAAPANVRLQNAAGTAGDLQPGYQGNLNGTQNLNQQSASPFQWGSQPTNSQYQFSDPQRQY, encoded by the coding sequence ATGAAAACTCGAATGTTTCAACAGATTCTCACTCTCACGTGCATGGGCTTCCTGTGGACGGGCTGCCAGTCTGGTCCGTTTGCCAGTCGTTCAGATTCTCCTCGTAAAGCGCTCGTTGAACGCTCTCCGGAAACGGAAGAAGAATCTGCCATTCAGAAGAAGCTGAGAGAAGCGATGGCGCAAGAACGTTCCAAAGCACGGAGACAGCGACTGAGTGAGGAACTGAAATCGGGAGTGACACCGGAACAACTGGCTGCGCTGAAAGGTTCGGAGCAACAGATCGTACAGACCGCCGCTAAAGTAGAAGCCCAGGCATTACCACTCAGCGATCTGCAGGCTGCAGCTTCTCAGTCCGCAGCACCGCAGACCGATGCATCGAGTCTGCAACGGGAATTGAATCAGGCTTACGAAGCAGATCGTTCTGGAAACCTGGAAAAGGCACAAGGCTATTACCAACGTGTCCTGGCCATGAATCCCGAGCATTTTGAAGCCCTGCATCGACTGGCGATCATCGAAGACAAAAAACAGAACTTTCCTGCGGCCGAAGCCTACTACCTGCAGGCTTTGAAACGGGATCCCTCCAACGCAGACCTGCTGAGTGATATCGGCTATTCCTATATGCTGCAGGGACGCGACGATTATGGCGAAAAGTATCTGGAAGAAGCTCTGAAGTATCAGCCAGCGCATGCCCGGTCACTCGATCATCTGGGTTGGTATTACGGACGCACCGGACGCTACGATCAGGCACTGTCCATGTTCCGTAAGACCAGTGGAGAAGCCCAGGCACGGGAAAAATTTGCCCGCTTGTTTCCCGGGGTGAATCCAGGATCAGCCACCGGCGGACAGGTTCCCTTCCAGCAGTATCCAGACCAGCTTTCACAGTATCCCGGCAATCAACAGAGTGCAGAACGCACTCACGCGGGAATTCAACCGGTCGGACAGATGCAGTCCGCTCCCGGTCAACCGGTCCAGTATGCCAGCAATGGCAATCCGGAACAGCAGCCTCTGAGCTCCCCCGATGCCGCGGCGATGAATCCCACACAACAGATTGCAGAGATGATGCGACGCGAACGTGAAAAGGCGATTCAGGCACGTCAGTCTACGCAGCAGCTGCCTGCGATCAGTCCGAATCCTGCGATGACACAGATGCGTCAGGTAACGGGATCGCATGCACCAGCAGCGCCCCTGCAGAACTCACAGCTGCAGATGCCACAGATGCAGTCTCCACAGTTCCAGACCGCACAATCTCAAATGCCTCAGCAGCAACCCGTTGAATCCCCTCAGCCGGTCAACCAGTATGCAAATCAGCCTGCCGTCGAACCAGGGCAGATTCAGGCATGGCCCCCCGCCAATGATCCGACTTTGAGCCAGGCTGCAGAAGCCTCACAGTACTGGGCCGAAAAAGAGCAGCAGGAACTGCAGAATCGTCAACAGCCACAGCAGCAGATGGCTGCCAGACCATACTCCAATCAGTCCTTACCTCAACAGAACTATCAGGGGTATCCTCCAAATCAGTTGCAGGGACAGTACCGTAATGTACCACCCGGCTATCAGCCAATGCAGTCAGCACCGCAACAGATGATGCCCGTTCGTGGTCCCCAGCCGGGTCAACAGTTGTATGGAAATCAGTATCAGTCGACTCCAGGCCAGTTTCCCGATTACCGTTCGACACAGAGCGGCGCTCCGGAAGCCGGACAGAATCCTCCACAGAACGATCAGGACCTGATGCGGGAAGTGGCCCGCACCGGTATGAACATGGGCCCCGGCCAGATGTTTCCCATGAGCGATTCCGCCCCGGGACAAATGCAGGGAAATAGCTCTCCCCTGATGAGTTCTCAGATGGGATCCGGAGGCGTCATTCCTGCTTCAGCCCAGGTTCCTTTCCAGAATGCCTATGGGACGAATGGCCCGAACGGACTCCAGCCACAAATGGGGCAGGGCATGCCACAGGGTAGTGTCAGACAGGCCGGCTATGAATACTCGGGTCAGACTGCCGGGCAGGGCAATGTCTATCATGCTTCGATGCCACAACGCTTTCCTGCACAGGGACAGCCGATGTCCTCAGCTTTGCCACAATCGGAGATGTTCTCCAACAACCCGGTGGCGGCTCCGGCAAACGTGCGTCTCCAGAACGCAGCGGGAACGGCCGGCGATCTTCAACCCGGCTATCAGGGTAATCTGAACGGAACTCAAAATCTCAATCAGCAGTCGGCTTCGCCTTTCCAGTGGGGAAGTCAGCCGACAAACTCTCAATATCAGTTCTCAGATCCACAGAGACAATATTAA